In one Mucilaginibacter sp. PAMB04168 genomic region, the following are encoded:
- a CDS encoding RagB/SusD family nutrient uptake outer membrane protein yields the protein MKKLSFLLALLSILLYSCKNQDLLDPQTSTTLNKESTFADSVLTMRFMYGIYSDVSFTFSYKRYEGIFAGTDEGAGEGWGTLSGPTQPFVMTSLGTMNPTQTTPYIDAWNIAWRNIRRSNVFLGNVKNSPLKPATQELTMAEVRFLRAWYYAILLRNFGGVPLIGDKLFEPSDDLNIPRNTYAECVSYIISELDAIANVLPIEHLPQNYGRITKGACLGLKARVLLYAASPLFNGGGVSGNPELKALTSYPDFNPDRWKQAADAAEAVIKLNKYMLMEDNVTAPGYGFSRVFLTRVNTEYVLPGMLAPNKTLENRLLPPSRGNNTVESMPTQNLAEAFGMIDGKPIVDGGPIAKSPMYAATDPFKNRDPRFNYTFIYNETPWYNNTTGKKDPIFTYDGAARDGYNVVKNSTGYFWRKMMSDNSAQNGGSNTDRCFPLIRYAEILLAYAEAKNEMGDVNTAYEQLKLIRKRAGILPGADGLYGLTAGLSKDDMRKVIQNEYRVEFAYEDHRYFDVRRWKIAPFTQNQTIYAMKITKTGNTYTYAKVVATPSGNANHVFVESNYLFPIPQTEINRDKSLVQNPGY from the coding sequence ATGAAAAAGCTTAGTTTTTTACTGGCCTTGTTGAGTATACTGCTTTACTCATGCAAGAACCAGGATTTGCTCGACCCGCAAACAAGTACAACACTAAATAAGGAGTCGACCTTTGCCGATAGTGTGCTTACTATGCGCTTTATGTACGGCATTTACAGCGATGTTAGCTTCACCTTTAGCTATAAGCGGTATGAAGGTATTTTTGCTGGAACAGATGAAGGTGCCGGAGAAGGGTGGGGTACCTTAAGTGGCCCTACACAGCCCTTTGTAATGACCAGTTTGGGCACCATGAATCCAACCCAAACCACACCTTATATTGATGCCTGGAACATTGCCTGGCGAAATATCAGAAGATCGAACGTGTTTTTGGGTAATGTAAAAAATTCACCGCTTAAACCTGCCACACAAGAACTTACTATGGCCGAAGTACGCTTTTTGCGAGCGTGGTATTATGCCATACTGTTGCGCAACTTTGGCGGTGTGCCTTTAATAGGCGACAAGCTGTTCGAACCATCTGACGATCTGAACATACCTCGAAATACTTATGCCGAGTGCGTTAGCTACATAATAAGCGAGTTAGATGCTATTGCAAACGTTTTGCCGATAGAGCACCTGCCGCAAAATTACGGTCGCATTACCAAGGGAGCCTGCCTTGGTTTAAAAGCCAGAGTGTTATTGTATGCGGCCAGCCCGTTATTTAATGGAGGCGGCGTATCCGGCAACCCTGAGCTAAAGGCGCTAACTTCCTATCCTGATTTTAATCCAGACCGTTGGAAACAAGCTGCTGATGCGGCAGAAGCAGTTATTAAACTGAATAAATACATGCTGATGGAAGACAATGTAACTGCCCCGGGATATGGTTTCTCGAGAGTCTTTCTTACCCGTGTAAACACAGAGTACGTTTTGCCGGGTATGCTTGCTCCCAATAAAACTTTAGAGAACCGGCTTTTGCCACCATCAAGAGGCAACAACACGGTTGAGTCTATGCCCACTCAGAATTTAGCCGAAGCTTTTGGAATGATTGACGGTAAACCTATTGTTGATGGCGGACCGATTGCAAAATCGCCGATGTATGCGGCTACAGATCCTTTTAAAAATCGGGACCCCCGTTTTAATTACACCTTTATTTATAACGAAACGCCCTGGTATAATAATACTACCGGAAAGAAGGACCCTATTTTTACTTATGATGGTGCCGCCAGAGACGGCTACAATGTAGTGAAGAATAGCACCGGATATTTTTGGCGAAAGATGATGAGCGATAACTCTGCTCAAAATGGCGGGTCAAACACCGACAGATGCTTTCCACTGATCCGGTATGCCGAAATTTTGCTGGCCTACGCAGAAGCAAAAAACGAGATGGGAGATGTTAATACGGCTTACGAGCAACTTAAACTGATAAGAAAGCGGGCCGGAATTTTACCTGGTGCAGATGGCTTATACGGTCTTACTGCCGGCCTGTCGAAAGACGACATGCGTAAAGTGATACAGAACGAATACCGGGTAGAATTTGCGTATGAGGATCACCGCTATTTTGATGTACGACGTTGGAAAATTGCACCCTTTACGCAAAATCAAACCATATATGCGATGAAGATCACTAAGACCGGCAATACCTACACTTATGCTAAAGTGGTAGCTACACCGTCGGGGAACGCTAATCATGTATTTGTGGAATCGAATTACCTGTTTCCAATACCGCAAACTGAAATTAACAGGGACAAGTCGCTTGTTCAAAATCCTGGATATTAA